From the genome of Segatella hominis, one region includes:
- a CDS encoding AAA family ATPase, whose product MITKIRLQNWKSFRDSTIYIDSLGILIGTNASGKSNVLDAFAFLRAVGDGKSLLDAIQTVRGGEDWIIRRGENTFCIEAEIETEEGNFILDLRVIKKDSGFSYGPCEIHRLGSTPEENVPDEFTDSTRNITWKTYNIPSSMDLWSSLYATLRSIVILDPVPAKMRDYCKISKELKPDGSNVAGVLCAMAPEEKENVENIVSSYVRPLPERDINKVISVPVGLIKSDAMLYCYEDWNPDQPVDARGMSDGTLRFIAIVVALLTAAPHSLLLIEEVDNGLHPSRAKELVDMLKELSRKRQVDVLCTTHNPVLLDELGNKMIPFVSYVTRDEYGDSHVKLLEEKENLAKLMASGTLGRIMINGKI is encoded by the coding sequence ATGATTACAAAGATTAGGTTACAAAACTGGAAGAGTTTTAGGGACTCTACAATATATATTGATTCTTTAGGCATCCTTATTGGAACCAATGCAAGTGGCAAGTCGAATGTATTAGATGCGTTCGCCTTTCTCCGTGCCGTGGGTGATGGCAAAAGCCTTCTTGATGCCATTCAGACTGTTAGAGGAGGTGAAGATTGGATTATCCGTAGAGGGGAAAATACTTTTTGTATTGAAGCAGAAATAGAAACAGAAGAAGGTAATTTTATTCTTGATTTAAGAGTAATTAAAAAGGATTCTGGCTTCTCATATGGTCCTTGTGAAATCCATCGCTTGGGTAGTACCCCAGAGGAAAATGTTCCTGATGAATTCACGGATTCTACTCGAAATATAACATGGAAGACCTATAATATTCCGTCATCAATGGATTTATGGTCAAGCTTGTATGCTACACTAAGAAGTATTGTTATTCTTGATCCTGTTCCTGCAAAGATGCGCGACTACTGCAAGATCTCTAAAGAGTTAAAGCCAGATGGAAGTAATGTTGCTGGTGTATTATGCGCGATGGCTCCAGAGGAAAAAGAGAATGTAGAAAATATTGTATCAAGTTATGTCCGTCCTCTTCCAGAACGTGATATCAACAAAGTTATATCTGTACCAGTAGGTCTGATTAAATCTGATGCCATGCTTTATTGTTATGAAGATTGGAATCCAGACCAGCCAGTTGATGCAAGGGGCATGAGCGATGGTACACTTCGTTTCATAGCCATTGTTGTGGCTCTTTTAACTGCTGCACCTCATAGTTTATTACTCATCGAAGAAGTGGATAACGGCCTGCATCCTTCTCGTGCCAAGGAATTAGTTGACATGCTAAAAGAATTGTCAAGAAAGCGCCAAGTTGATGTACTCTGTACAACTCATAATCCCGTTTTGTTGGATGAATTAGGAAATAAGATGATCCCATTTGTCAGCTACGTTACTCGTGATGAATATGGAGATAGCCATGTCAAACTTCTAGAAGAAAAAGAGAATCTTGCAAAACTAATGGCTTCTGGAACATTAGGCAGAATAATGATTAATGGTAAGATATGA
- a CDS encoding peptidase U32 family protein translates to MRTLELLAPAKNLECGIAAIDHGADAVYIGAPRFGARAAAGNSIEDIKQLCDYAHQFGAKVHVTVNTIIYDSELEDTLKMISQLDEIGVDALLLQDMGLLWEVRAKGLWKRELHSSTQCDTRTPEKALWLTQIGFKRVVLARELSLDEIKAIHNAIPDREIEVFVHGALCVSYSGVCYASEKCFSRSANRGECAQFCRMKFDLVDADNKMIEHQRYLLSLKDLCQLDYLKDLADAGASSFKIEGRLKDITYVKNVVAAYNKKLDEIVAKYPREYRRASRGHVEYNFVPNLKKTFNRGFTNYFLHGRQPDISSFDTPKAIGEYVGKVKEIRGNVSFNVATVASFANGDGLCFINDERELEGFRVNKVEGNRLFPFRMPENLRPGMALYRNNDQAFEQILARKTAERRIPLFIELQPVLEKDEDNDEVVDGFLATANIFKSVEQGLYYKAAEVFTPMQLQCAKRSQHDNMIAQMSKFGESKYECKHVVLKNDIDAAFIPNSVLSNVRRELIQKLDQRITDELNRSLISGMDRNFFANPYRLDQPGEREAKSQKELTWQPEYEKWRYTYNIANDSAVDFYKKHGLENIQPAFELGANKRKDESLIMQCRHCIRYSLGYCVKRGGKKPTWKEPLSLVLGDGRRFRLEFVCKECQMNVYAASN, encoded by the coding sequence ATGAGAACATTGGAATTATTGGCTCCTGCCAAAAATTTAGAATGCGGTATAGCTGCCATCGATCATGGAGCAGACGCCGTCTATATCGGTGCTCCACGCTTCGGTGCACGAGCTGCTGCCGGCAACTCTATCGAGGATATCAAGCAACTCTGTGATTACGCCCATCAGTTTGGTGCCAAGGTTCACGTTACCGTCAATACCATCATCTATGATTCAGAATTGGAAGATACGCTTAAGATGATTTCCCAGTTGGATGAGATTGGTGTTGATGCACTCTTGCTGCAGGATATGGGACTCCTTTGGGAGGTAAGAGCTAAAGGATTGTGGAAGAGGGAGTTACATAGCAGTACCCAATGCGATACTCGAACTCCTGAGAAAGCTTTGTGGTTGACTCAGATCGGTTTCAAGCGAGTGGTTCTTGCACGTGAACTGTCACTGGATGAAATCAAAGCCATCCACAATGCTATTCCAGACAGAGAGATTGAAGTCTTCGTGCATGGTGCTCTCTGTGTCAGTTATTCCGGAGTCTGCTATGCATCCGAAAAATGCTTCTCCCGTTCTGCCAACCGTGGTGAATGTGCCCAGTTCTGCCGTATGAAGTTTGACCTGGTTGATGCCGACAACAAGATGATAGAGCACCAGCGCTATCTCCTGTCGCTCAAGGATCTCTGCCAGTTAGATTATCTGAAGGACCTGGCTGATGCCGGAGCTTCTTCTTTCAAGATAGAGGGCAGACTCAAGGATATCACTTATGTGAAAAACGTGGTGGCTGCCTATAACAAGAAATTGGATGAAATCGTAGCCAAATATCCACGCGAATACCGACGTGCTTCGCGAGGACATGTGGAATATAATTTCGTTCCGAATCTGAAGAAAACCTTCAACCGCGGTTTTACCAACTATTTCCTGCATGGCAGACAACCCGATATTTCCTCCTTCGATACACCGAAGGCTATTGGTGAATACGTAGGTAAGGTGAAAGAAATACGTGGAAATGTATCATTCAATGTAGCTACAGTAGCCAGTTTTGCCAATGGCGACGGACTCTGTTTCATCAATGATGAGCGAGAGTTGGAGGGCTTCCGTGTCAACAAGGTAGAGGGCAACCGCCTTTTCCCTTTCCGCATGCCGGAAAACCTCAGACCGGGTATGGCTTTGTATCGCAACAACGACCAGGCTTTCGAACAGATTCTGGCACGTAAGACAGCCGAACGCCGTATTCCGCTCTTTATCGAACTTCAGCCTGTGTTGGAAAAGGACGAGGATAATGATGAAGTAGTAGATGGATTCCTTGCCACTGCCAATATCTTCAAGAGTGTAGAACAGGGCTTGTACTACAAGGCTGCAGAGGTCTTCACACCTATGCAACTGCAGTGCGCCAAACGCTCTCAGCATGATAATATGATTGCGCAGATGAGCAAGTTCGGTGAATCTAAATATGAATGTAAGCATGTGGTACTCAAGAATGATATTGATGCTGCGTTCATCCCCAACAGTGTGCTTTCAAATGTCCGTAGGGAATTGATTCAAAAACTTGATCAGAGAATAACAGATGAACTCAACCGTTCGCTGATTTCTGGTATGGACAGAAATTTCTTTGCCAATCCTTACAGATTGGATCAGCCGGGAGAACGTGAAGCTAAGAGTCAGAAGGAATTAACCTGGCAACCGGAATATGAAAAATGGCGATATACTTATAATATTGCCAATGATTCTGCGGTTGATTTCTACAAGAAGCATGGACTTGAGAATATCCAGCCTGCATTCGAACTGGGTGCTAACAAACGCAAGGATGAATCGCTCATCATGCAGTGCCGCCATTGCATCCGCTATTCCTTAGGATATTGCGTGAAGAGGGGTGGAAAGAAACCTACATGGAAAGAACCGCTTTCGCTGGTATTAGGCGATGGCAGAAGATTCCGGCTGGAGTTTGTCTGCAAGGAATGTCAGATGAATGTCTATGCTGCGTCAAACTGA
- a CDS encoding DNA-binding protein, whose translation MILFKLSKNKNPKIQKAYGKYYARPVVTQTIDLNGLAEHMTEHNTGFSPGATKGLLTDMVKCIKELVLQGLAVKIDDLAIFSIGLKTKKGADSEDDFSVAKNIDGVRLRARATGNLTSSKLDIQASLKNAANLLVEDSSKTTTPSGPDGDGSGSGTNGPSKGDSSQTGDNKDNTQSGGGNTDNSQGGGTDGDGDYELK comes from the coding sequence ATGATTCTATTTAAATTATCTAAAAACAAGAACCCGAAAATTCAAAAGGCGTATGGCAAGTACTATGCACGCCCAGTAGTAACTCAAACCATCGATCTCAACGGACTCGCTGAGCACATGACCGAACACAATACGGGTTTCTCGCCCGGTGCCACCAAGGGTTTGCTCACCGACATGGTGAAGTGCATCAAGGAGTTAGTGCTCCAGGGTCTTGCCGTGAAAATCGACGATCTGGCCATCTTCTCCATCGGTCTGAAGACCAAGAAGGGTGCTGATAGTGAGGATGATTTCTCTGTGGCGAAGAACATTGATGGCGTAAGGCTCCGTGCCCGTGCTACCGGTAATCTGACCAGCAGCAAGCTCGATATCCAGGCTTCCCTGAAGAATGCTGCCAACCTCCTCGTCGAGGATTCAAGCAAGACCACTACCCCATCTGGTCCTGATGGTGACGGAAGCGGTTCGGGTACCAACGGCCCAAGCAAGGGAGACTCTTCGCAGACTGGTGACAACAAGGACAACACTCAGAGCGGCGGTGGAAACACTGACAACTCACAGGGCGGCGGTACAGACGGCGATGGAGACTACGAACTCAAATAG
- a CDS encoding zinc ribbon domain-containing protein, whose amino-acid sequence MRKGCQYVLTGMLMVFVLFFVTSCYHRHSTKGQHAALVEYSDRQRDSISFSSTHHYTYRYNFEVAADSLMLIKQQPEEFVNHLPIDSFAVMKHCLLVVSDIRIIPQDRVDSVWIQLATEDNVFGWTHESNMLSKVVPDDPISQFIMVFSNTHLLIFLIVFVLIGVSYLVKKIFTRNAPIVHFNDIDSPYPTALVLMVSLSAAFYATIQTYMPEVWRHFYFHPTLNPFAVPKVLGFFLASVWAILILAIACVDEVKNRLTLGEGILYLGGLMGMCALDYIIFSISTLYTVGYIILVAYFWYAIRTYLKRNS is encoded by the coding sequence ATGAGAAAAGGCTGTCAGTATGTCCTCACGGGCATGCTGATGGTCTTTGTGCTTTTCTTTGTAACCAGTTGTTATCACCGTCACAGTACGAAGGGACAGCATGCTGCACTGGTGGAATACAGTGATCGCCAGCGCGATTCGATTTCTTTTTCTTCTACGCATCATTATACCTATCGCTACAATTTCGAGGTGGCAGCAGATTCTCTGATGCTTATCAAGCAGCAGCCGGAGGAATTCGTCAACCATCTTCCCATCGATTCTTTCGCAGTCATGAAGCACTGTCTTCTGGTTGTTTCTGATATCAGGATAATTCCGCAGGATCGTGTGGATTCAGTTTGGATCCAGTTGGCAACAGAAGATAATGTATTCGGTTGGACACATGAGTCTAATATGCTTTCTAAGGTAGTGCCCGATGATCCTATTTCCCAGTTTATCATGGTGTTCAGCAATACCCACCTGCTCATCTTCCTGATAGTCTTTGTGCTGATAGGAGTGAGTTATCTGGTGAAGAAGATCTTTACGCGAAATGCGCCTATCGTGCATTTCAATGATATCGACTCACCTTATCCAACAGCCCTTGTGCTGATGGTATCGCTGTCTGCTGCATTCTATGCCACGATTCAGACCTACATGCCTGAGGTATGGCGTCATTTCTATTTCCATCCTACGCTCAATCCTTTTGCAGTGCCTAAGGTGTTAGGCTTCTTCTTAGCATCCGTATGGGCGATACTCATACTTGCCATTGCCTGTGTGGATGAAGTAAAAAACCGTCTTACTTTGGGTGAAGGAATACTTTATTTGGGTGGGCTGATGGGTATGTGCGCCTTAGATTATATCATATTCAGTATCAGTACGTTATACACTGTTGGTTATATTATTTTAGTAGCGTATTTCTGGTATGCTATCCGGACTTATCTCAAGCGAAATTCCTGA
- a CDS encoding DUF4248 domain-containing protein: MEIRIYEKTELALLYFPRSEAKVALNRLKRWIKNNPELSEALDDCKVGKFAKYYSRHQVELIVDYLDEP, translated from the coding sequence ATGGAAATACGTATTTATGAAAAGACAGAATTGGCTTTACTCTACTTTCCACGATCGGAAGCCAAGGTGGCGCTCAACCGTCTGAAGCGCTGGATCAAAAATAATCCCGAACTCTCTGAGGCTCTCGACGACTGCAAGGTGGGCAAATTTGCCAAGTATTACAGTCGCCATCAGGTAGAGCTGATAGTGGATTATTTGGACGAACCTTAG
- a CDS encoding N-acetylmuramoyl-L-alanine amidase translates to MSKNKRNISLIVLHCSATRVNQNFTIEQLEACHKARGFQTIGYHYYITKDGTLYPGRPESQMGAHAKGFNAHSIGICYEGGLDEHGRCKDTRTLAQKVTMEELLQSLCVDYPDAEILGHRDLPGVHKECPCFDTRAWLKEINFHI, encoded by the coding sequence ATGAGTAAAAACAAGAGAAATATTTCGCTGATTGTACTTCATTGCAGTGCAACGCGAGTGAATCAGAATTTCACGATAGAGCAGTTGGAAGCGTGTCATAAGGCAAGAGGTTTCCAGACCATTGGTTATCATTACTACATCACGAAGGATGGCACGCTCTATCCGGGTCGTCCGGAGAGTCAGATGGGAGCTCACGCCAAGGGTTTCAATGCCCACAGCATCGGCATCTGCTATGAGGGCGGTCTGGACGAGCACGGTCGCTGCAAGGACACCCGCACCTTGGCCCAGAAGGTAACGATGGAGGAATTGCTCCAGAGCCTCTGCGTTGACTATCCTGATGCCGAGATTTTAGGTCATCGCGACTTACCTGGCGTCCACAAGGAATGTCCCTGCTTCGACACCCGTGCCTGGCTCAAGGAAATCAATTTCCATATTTAG
- a CDS encoding TonB-dependent receptor, translated as MYFKILIAASLAANFLPVNAENEYLAKAESMHPASAVNGNLVSRESVFADSSKVFDIDEIVVVSQPKETRRLRQQALSSSSLSSFQMHKLGVHDLRELSQYIPNFVMPNYGSRLSSSVYVRGIGSRVNSPSVGIYMDDIPVMSKSAFNLHNYQLSRVDVLRGPQGTLYGQNTEGGLVRMYSRNPFNYQGTDVKLGYGSRSYRNFEVAHYNKVNEKTAFSLAGFYDGQNGFFRNSFTGERADKMNEAGGKLLVKTRLNAGWDVDVLANYQYVDQNGFPYGRLDLATGNTDRPASTFAGIYRRNNLISGLRLTRQGKLFDFTSVSSYQYVKDHMLMDQDYLPADYMRILQQQLQNSFTQEFTFKGKQAVGGFWHWTLGAFFSQQWLKTNGPVFFDEAMTAPIGNAIQSQMYNAMVKAMAGKMIAQGMPAAAAQAAAQRAIEQAGGVGMEVSMGAPGLYHTPQSNLGFYHESLFDLSSSLSLTLGLRYDYMLTSIHYESSAYMAMKANVMGREATYTLRSMLDGRTHDHFEELLPKLGLTWRLDSHGSNVYAVVSKGYRAGGYNIQMFSDILQTELNANRQAAMRGDYDVPHSAEDYEKVNKTISYEPEVSWNYELGTHLNLFENALHLDLSAFYMQVKNQQLSVMAGNYGFGRMMVNAGKSHSCGIEAALRGQLFNGHLDWMVNYGYTRAVFDEYRSGEGAEAEDFKDKFVPYVPQHTLSATADYRIDTDCRLLRSLTLGANVNAQGKTYWDQANSYCQNLYAVLGAHLDADLGKVLISFWARNLTNTHYNTFAVDNAATGNKEYFAQRGNPFQCGVDLRFHF; from the coding sequence ATGTATTTTAAAATTTTGATAGCCGCATCTTTAGCTGCAAATTTTCTGCCAGTAAATGCAGAAAATGAATATCTGGCTAAAGCGGAAAGTATGCATCCAGCCAGTGCCGTTAATGGTAATTTGGTCAGTAGAGAGAGCGTTTTTGCGGATAGCAGCAAGGTATTTGATATTGATGAGATTGTAGTTGTTTCCCAACCCAAGGAAACCCGTCGCCTCCGTCAGCAGGCATTGAGCAGCAGTTCTCTCAGCAGTTTTCAGATGCATAAACTCGGTGTTCATGATTTGCGTGAACTCTCTCAGTATATCCCTAATTTTGTGATGCCTAATTACGGCAGCCGCTTGTCGTCTTCTGTCTATGTACGTGGCATCGGCAGTCGTGTCAACAGTCCTTCTGTGGGCATCTATATGGATGATATCCCGGTGATGAGCAAGTCTGCCTTCAATCTCCACAATTACCAACTGAGTCGTGTGGATGTGCTCCGTGGACCGCAGGGCACTCTTTATGGACAGAATACAGAGGGCGGACTCGTCAGAATGTATTCCCGCAATCCTTTTAACTATCAGGGTACGGATGTGAAATTGGGCTATGGCAGTCGCAGCTATCGCAATTTTGAGGTAGCGCATTATAATAAGGTGAATGAGAAGACAGCCTTCTCTTTGGCAGGTTTTTATGATGGACAGAACGGTTTCTTCCGCAATTCCTTTACTGGGGAAAGGGCTGACAAGATGAATGAGGCGGGCGGAAAACTGCTTGTAAAAACCCGTCTGAATGCCGGTTGGGATGTTGATGTTCTCGCCAATTATCAGTATGTAGATCAGAATGGATTTCCTTATGGTCGTCTGGACCTTGCAACAGGCAATACCGACCGTCCAGCCTCCACCTTTGCAGGCATCTATCGCCGCAACAATCTGATTTCCGGTTTGCGACTCACCCGTCAGGGAAAACTTTTCGATTTCACTTCCGTTTCGAGTTATCAGTATGTGAAAGACCATATGCTGATGGATCAGGATTATCTTCCGGCTGACTATATGCGCATCCTTCAGCAGCAGTTGCAGAATTCCTTTACCCAGGAGTTTACCTTCAAGGGCAAGCAGGCTGTGGGCGGATTCTGGCATTGGACATTAGGTGCTTTCTTCTCCCAACAGTGGTTGAAGACCAACGGACCAGTGTTCTTTGATGAAGCGATGACGGCGCCTATCGGCAATGCCATCCAGAGCCAGATGTATAATGCGATGGTGAAGGCGATGGCAGGCAAGATGATAGCACAGGGAATGCCTGCAGCTGCAGCCCAGGCTGCCGCTCAGCGAGCTATAGAACAAGCTGGTGGAGTAGGCATGGAGGTTTCCATGGGTGCGCCAGGATTGTATCATACGCCTCAGTCCAATCTCGGTTTCTATCACGAGAGCCTTTTCGATTTATCTTCTTCGCTTTCCCTTACCTTGGGTTTGCGTTACGATTATATGCTTACCTCCATCCATTACGAGAGTTCAGCCTATATGGCTATGAAGGCGAACGTGATGGGCAGGGAGGCAACTTATACTTTGCGCAGTATGCTCGATGGTCGCACGCACGATCATTTCGAAGAGCTGTTGCCTAAGTTGGGACTCACTTGGCGATTGGATTCCCATGGCAGTAATGTGTATGCGGTAGTCAGCAAGGGTTATCGTGCCGGTGGTTATAACATCCAGATGTTCAGCGATATTCTTCAGACAGAATTGAATGCCAACCGTCAGGCTGCGATGCGTGGTGATTATGATGTTCCTCATTCTGCTGAGGATTATGAGAAGGTGAATAAGACGATCTCTTATGAACCGGAAGTGAGCTGGAACTACGAGTTGGGAACCCATCTCAATCTCTTTGAGAATGCGCTTCATCTGGATCTCAGTGCTTTCTATATGCAGGTAAAGAACCAACAGTTGTCCGTGATGGCAGGTAATTACGGTTTTGGCAGAATGATGGTCAATGCAGGCAAGAGTCACAGTTGCGGTATTGAGGCTGCGCTCAGAGGTCAGCTCTTCAATGGTCATTTAGACTGGATGGTGAACTATGGTTATACCCGTGCCGTATTTGATGAGTACCGGAGTGGGGAAGGAGCCGAGGCTGAGGATTTCAAGGACAAGTTTGTACCTTATGTTCCGCAGCATACGCTTTCTGCTACTGCAGATTATCGCATTGATACAGATTGCCGTTTGCTCCGTTCGCTTACTTTAGGAGCCAATGTCAATGCACAGGGCAAGACCTATTGGGATCAGGCCAACAGTTACTGTCAGAATTTGTATGCAGTCTTAGGCGCTCATCTGGATGCCGATTTAGGCAAGGTCCTCATCAGTTTCTGGGCTCGTAATCTGACGAATACCCATTACAATACCTTCGCGGTAGATAATGCCGCCACAGGCAACAAGGAATACTTCGCCCAGCGTGGCAATCCTTTCCAGTGTGGCGTTGATCTCCGCTTCCACTTCTAA
- the metA gene encoding homoserine O-acetyltransferase MetA — translation MPLRLPDKLPAIELLKHENIFVMDESRAHSQEIRPLKIVVLNLMPLKITTETDLVRLLSNTPLQLEVYFMKLKSHTPKNTPIEHMMMFYKDFSELSKQKFDGMIVTGAPIETMAYEEVEYWPEIMQIFDWARTHVTSTLYICWGAQAGLYHFYGVPKYPLEKKMFGIFQQKPLDMSQPIFRGFDDVFAMPHSRHTEVRREDIEKVPGLDIIAESPESGVSIVMARGGREFFVTGHLEYAPNTLDKEYKRDMGKRDDVELPKNYYYHDDPNEAPLVTWRAHANLFYSNWINYYVYQETPYNIDDIQ, via the coding sequence ATGCCATTAAGATTACCAGATAAATTGCCAGCCATCGAGTTGCTGAAGCATGAGAATATCTTTGTGATGGACGAGAGCCGGGCTCATAGCCAGGAAATCCGTCCACTTAAAATCGTGGTTCTCAACCTGATGCCGCTGAAAATAACTACAGAGACCGACCTCGTGCGACTGTTGTCCAATACGCCTTTGCAGCTTGAGGTCTATTTCATGAAACTCAAGAGTCATACCCCTAAGAATACTCCTATCGAGCACATGATGATGTTCTATAAGGATTTTTCCGAACTCTCCAAGCAGAAGTTTGATGGTATGATTGTTACTGGTGCTCCGATCGAGACGATGGCATACGAGGAAGTTGAGTATTGGCCGGAAATCATGCAGATTTTCGATTGGGCACGTACTCATGTCACTTCTACGCTCTATATCTGCTGGGGCGCACAGGCAGGACTTTATCATTTCTATGGCGTGCCGAAATATCCGTTGGAGAAGAAGATGTTCGGTATCTTCCAGCAGAAACCGCTGGATATGTCACAGCCTATCTTCAGAGGCTTTGATGATGTCTTTGCCATGCCTCACAGCCGTCATACAGAAGTGAGACGAGAGGATATTGAGAAGGTACCAGGACTTGACATTATTGCAGAATCTCCTGAAAGCGGTGTGAGCATCGTGATGGCAAGAGGGGGCCGTGAGTTCTTTGTAACCGGTCATCTTGAATATGCGCCAAATACACTCGATAAAGAGTATAAGCGCGATATGGGCAAGCGCGATGATGTGGAATTGCCGAAGAATTATTATTATCACGACGATCCTAACGAGGCTCCATTGGTTACATGGCGTGCACATGCCAATCTCTTCTATAGCAACTGGATCAACTATTATGTTTACCAGGAGACTCCTTATAATATTGACGATATTCAGTAA
- a CDS encoding smalltalk protein, with translation MKNVTLKNVINFIITVLTAIVGAFCVSSCRG, from the coding sequence ATGAAGAATGTAACATTGAAGAACGTGATTAATTTCATCATTACAGTTTTGACAGCAATTGTCGGCGCTTTCTGCGTTTCCAGTTGCAGAGGATAG